The Natrinema caseinilyticum genomic sequence CGTCACTTCTCCGGTCGAACCGGACGACGGTCGCACCGGCTGGATGCGCGTTGGAACAGGGCGTCGTGCCGGAACGCGTCGGTGACGCGCCGGCACGGGGTTCGTAAGGGTGCGTGAGGGGTGCGGGGACGGTCTGTGGGTGATGCGTCGGTCGAGAGTCGTGACAGTCAGGCGGGCGCGACGCGCCACGTCGTCGCGCTCGTGTACGACCACTTCTCGATCTCGAGGTCGCTAACCGAGCCCGAGAGCTTGGCCATGAGCGCGCCGATTTCTTTTGGAGACATACCAACGTCGTCTGCGATGAACTTGCCTTTGAAGTAGAGTTCTCCATCTTCGGCACGGTCGCGAAGATAGCGTTTCAGGCGGCGTTCCTTGCTTTCTGTGGAGGGTTGGGCTGTCGTGCTCATCGACACCCATCTCTTCCGACGGGGATCTGTTATAAAGGAAGGATGGTTAGCGACGTTTCAATTATGTTCAGCTAACTTGCTGGTAATTGATTTTTATTCAGGTTCAAACTGTTATTAACCGCAGTTCGAGAGGGCTCGAGGCGTTTTAAAACCGAAGATAACTTATTATCACAGGTGGTTTCTTCTCAATCGTTATACTCTCTTCTTTCGTGACTGTTTCGTAAATTGAGGGCGTTCGATGAACGGATATAACGGTCACGGTCGGTCGTGGACCCAGAACTCGTCCTCGACGGTCACTTCCTTCTTGAACAGTGGTACTTCGTCTTTTAGACGATTGATTCCATCCTCGACGGTCCGGAACGCCTCCTCGCGGTGGCCTGCGAGGACGACGACGAAGACGATGTCCTCTCCGTCCGCGACGACACCGGTCCGGTGATGGAGTTCGACGTCGAAGACGCCGTGTCGCGCCTCGAGGTCCGCTTCCAGGGCCGCCATTCGTTCGTCGGCGATGCCCTCGTACTTCTCGAACTCGAGATATTGCGTTCGCGCGTCGTCCGCGCTATCTTTGCCGCGGACGCGACCGGTGAAGGTCGCGATCGCACCCGCTCTGTCCGCCGACGGTGATCGTTTGACGCGGGCCACTATCGACTCGAGGGTCTCGTGAGGTTCCGCCGACTCGAGGCGCTGTACGAGGGGGACGTCCGCGAGTTCGCTCGGGGTCTCGACGGTCGCGATGACGTCCTCGTCGGGGTCGATTTCGACGCTCGATCCGTCCACCCCGGGGCCCACCACGATCGACGGGTATCGCAGCCCGGAGACGCCGACGACGATCGCATAGGCGCAATCCGTCACGAGGCGGTCTATCGCATCGCCGACGGTTAGCCCGGTACCGGACGCGGTCCAATCTCCGTCCGCACCCAGTTCGTACGTGACGTCGCCGCCCATCGATTTTCGAACTTGCGTGCCGTCCGCGATCGTCGCGTCGTACCTGACGACGCCCACCCTCCCTCGCTCCGAGAGCCGATCGACGGTCTGGTCGACGACCCGCTCTACGGTGTCGCCGCCCGCACCGCCGTCGCGAATACCGAGTACGTACATACGTAACCCATTGGGCTGGTTCGACTTTGTAGCTGTCGCCGGGTGAGCCCGCGTCCGGCGTGTCCTGGAGCTTGCGGCCCGTCGCGACTCGATCGATCCGTGGCCGGCCGCGTCCCGTTGGGCTGCACTCTGCCGGTTCCCGTTCAGGCGTTCGTCACGCAGGACGACCCACGACCGAAGGCGCCGTCATCGGAACCCTACTCCGGTCGACGGTAGCACGGGATTTTGCGCCTTCGGAGAGAACGTTCGATATGCCCCTTCGAATCGGCTTTACGGGCGACGTCATGCTCGGGCGACTCGTCGACGACCGCCAGCGCACCCGTCCCGTCGACGCCGTCTGGGGAACCACCCTCGAGCGGCTGCGCGAGCTGGACGGGCTAGTGATCAACCTCGAGTGCTGTCTCTCGACGCGAGGCCAAAAGTGGCAGCGGACGTATCGGCCGTTTCACTTTCGGGCCGACCCCGACTGGGCCGTCCCCGCACTCGAGCGCGCCGACGTCGACGCCTGCGCGCTGGCGAACAATCACGTGTTAGATTACGAGGCGGTGGCGCTCCGGGACACGCTCGACGTCCTCGACGAGGCGGGGATCGCCCGGGCTGGTGCGGGAGAAACGATCGACGACGCACTGAACCCCGCGGTTTGGACGATCGACGAAATCGAACACGGCGCGAGAGACGGCGACACTGCTCGCGCGGTCGACGTTGCACTGGTGTCGTTCACCGATAACACGCCGGAGTACGCCGCCGACGAGGACTCGCCGGGGACGGCCTGGATCGAGATGGACGTCGACGATGCACGAACTCGACAGCGCACGCGGGAGGCGCTCGAGCGCGCACGCGACGCCGATCCGGATCTCCTTATCGCCTCCCTTCACTGGGGGCCGAACATGGTCACGGAACCGCCGGACGCGTTCCGGCGGTTCGGCCGATGGCTAATCGAGGAGGGCGTCGACGTCGTCCACGGGCACAGCGCCCACGTCTTCCACGGGATCGAGGTCCACGAGAGCCGCCCGATCGTCTACGACGCGGGCGACTTCGTCGACGATTACAGGGTCGACCCCGAGTTGCGAAACGATCGGAGCTTCCTGTTCGTGCTCACGGTGACCTCGGACGGCCGGCCGACGGAACTCCGACTCCATCCGACCGAGATAGACGACTGGTCGGTCGCCGAGGCGAGCCCGGCGGCCGCCGAGTGGTCACGCGACCGAATGCGCGGGCTGTCCGCCCGATTCGGCACCGAATTCGAACGGGACGGCGAGGCGCTCGTCCTGTCGCTCGAGGAG encodes the following:
- a CDS encoding molybdopterin synthase, with translation MYVLGIRDGGAGGDTVERVVDQTVDRLSERGRVGVVRYDATIADGTQVRKSMGGDVTYELGADGDWTASGTGLTVGDAIDRLVTDCAYAIVVGVSGLRYPSIVVGPGVDGSSVEIDPDEDVIATVETPSELADVPLVQRLESAEPHETLESIVARVKRSPSADRAGAIATFTGRVRGKDSADDARTQYLEFEKYEGIADERMAALEADLEARHGVFDVELHHRTGVVADGEDIVFVVVLAGHREEAFRTVEDGINRLKDEVPLFKKEVTVEDEFWVHDRP
- a CDS encoding DUF7123 family protein, yielding MSTTAQPSTESKERRLKRYLRDRAEDGELYFKGKFIADDVGMSPKEIGALMAKLSGSVSDLEIEKWSYTSATTWRVAPA
- a CDS encoding CapA family protein; its protein translation is MPLRIGFTGDVMLGRLVDDRQRTRPVDAVWGTTLERLRELDGLVINLECCLSTRGQKWQRTYRPFHFRADPDWAVPALERADVDACALANNHVLDYEAVALRDTLDVLDEAGIARAGAGETIDDALNPAVWTIDEIEHGARDGDTARAVDVALVSFTDNTPEYAADEDSPGTAWIEMDVDDARTRQRTREALERARDADPDLLIASLHWGPNMVTEPPDAFRRFGRWLIEEGVDVVHGHSAHVFHGIEVHESRPIVYDAGDFVDDYRVDPELRNDRSFLFVLTVTSDGRPTELRLHPTEIDDWSVAEASPAAAEWSRDRMRGLSARFGTEFERDGEALVLSLEEGSEA